In Rhodopirellula sp. P2, the DNA window GCTTGATCAACATGAATGACTCAGATTCGACTCTCGGAGAACAGTTCCAATTCGCAATGGGCGAGCATGAGGCCTCGTTCCCCAAGAGCTATCGCTTTGCGAAAAATCACATGTGGGCGACGCCTTCGCCGGACCAGTCCGCTGCCACTGGCAGCGAGCAATGCGTGTGGCGGTTCGGTTTGTCAGCTTACGCGGTGCGTCTGCTGCAAGACGTCTACTTTCTGGATTGGATCGTGGAGCCGGGAACGCCTTTGTCGGCGCGCAAAACGATCGGGGCGATTGAAAGCAAGAAAGCGGAAAGCGATCTGTTCTCTCCGATCGCTGGTGAACTGATGGCGATCAACGACAACGCTTTGGATGAGCCTTCGATCATCAACGCATCGCCTTACGTCGATGGTTGGCTGATCGAAATTCGCGGCAACGCCTTGGAAGAAAACCTGTTGTCCTCCGAGGCTTACGCGGAACATCTCAACGAGGCTTGGGAAGTCGCTCAGCGAACCATCAAAGGCCAAGCCAACCACTGATTGGCCCGGCCGCGTTTGTCACCTGTCGCACCCGTTGAATGGTTCGCAACCATCCATCGGGCAGAGTCCAGTGGCCACCTCGGCGGTCACTTCACGGGACGAACCAAGACCTGCAACTTCTTGTTGTCGTACTGAGCCGCGTTGCTGGTGAAGGTCCAATCGGTGTGCTCACCCGAGTGATTGCCAATTCCGAGATCGGCATCCCGTCCGCGCTTCCAATTGTTGATCGCAAAGACGGTTTCGCGGGCACCGACATTGTGGACTTGCATGCAACCATAACCGTTCGCGGGCGGCCCAGGTTGGTCACCAAAGTCGAAGGCTGTGCCGGATGCCCCGGGGACTTTTGCGTCATTGCTGGGGCTGTAGTTGTTGGGCCAAAACTCGATTCGTCCGGTGGAGATACCCGTTGCGGGGGACACGCTGGCATCGCTGCAATGGACATTCATGGATTCGACCGCTTGCTGGAAATTGGCCTTGGAATCCGCGGTCGGGATGCCCAGTTTTTCGATGTCGTCGGTGAAGGCGTCCATGCTGACGAAGACCGATTTGATGTTGCCGCTGGCGTCCTCCAGCGAGACCAAGTAGGCGACGCGATCGAACTTGGAAATGTCAGCGTGGCGGTCGATGTCATACTGGATCGAATCGCCCAACTTGTTCAGGTCCAGTTCGTAAACCAATTCGTAGTCGTCTGCACCGGGGATTGTTTGCACGAACGAGGGGACTTTGCCGGCTCGAAACGCGGACACGGGCAAACCGGTTGCGCCACGCAGGTTGGGTTCAGCGAGTTTGTCCCAAGCGAATCGGACGGCGACGGGATGCTGGACTTTGGGGGATGACAGAACAATCTCGCTCCCTTCGATCTTGGCCGTTGCTGTTTGGAATCCGCCCGATTTTGGGCCGATGATTTCGAACCAGTCCGGTGACTTGCCGTCGCTGGTTTTCAAATCACCTCCGACGTTCTTGAAACGCAATCGAAGCTGGCTGCCCTCTGGTTGCATGGATTCCAGTTCGGGACTGTGCGCGACCAAGTCCGTTTTTCCATAGTCATGACGCAGCGCCAGGTCCGCCAAGCGTTTGCCCACGTCTTGCTTGTTGGGTGGGTGAATGTTGTTCAGGGTGGCGATGTCATTGGTGACCACCATCGCAGTGTTCGGAATGGCTTGGGACGCTGTTTGAGCTTCCCAGAACTTGGCCAGAACCGGGCCCGCTTCGTCGCCATATTGGTAAGGTGCGATTTGCACGAAGTAGAACGGGAACGGTCCCTGGTTCCACTTCGTTCTCCAGCCTTCGATCAACGCTTGCATTTTCGCCTTGTACAGCATCCCATCGCTGCGATTGGCTTCACCTTGGTACCAGATGGCACCTCGGATGGGCATTTGAATCAGCGGGTGGATCATGCCGTTGTAGAGCGTGGTGGGCTGGCTGCGAGTTGTGAACGGCGTCAGTGAGCTTGGGTATTCGGGCGCGGGTTCGATGAACGAATCGTTGGCCAATGCTTGCTCAGCCTTCACGACCCATGCTTTGGTCGATTTCAGGTGGTTCTGCAGAACTGCTTCAAAGGTGTCGGTTCCAGGCGTTCGCTGAGTGACTGAATCAGAGAGCTCTTTCAGTTCTTCAATCCCTTCGAACCCGACCGGTGGGGTCCAAGGTTCGATGCGAGTACCGCCCCACGACGAATTGACCAATCCGATGGGGACGTTCAGTTCTTGATGCAACCGTCGAGCCATGAAGTACCCGGCGGCAGTGAATTGTCCGACGGTCTCTGGCGAGCAGACCTGCCAGGGCGCCGGCACGTCATCCTGAGCGACTGGCGAGGGCACGCGAGGCACTTTCATGTGCCGGATTTGCGGGAAGTTCGCCGCAGCGATTTCCTCGGCCGCGTTGACACTGGATTGAACTCGCCATTCCATGTTGGATTGGCCCGAGCACAACCAGACTTCGCCGATCAAAATGTCTTGGAGTTGAATTTCATTGTTGGCCGTCACTTTGATTTCAACGGGATCAGCGCTCGCGGAGCGGCTGGGAAGTTCGATCAGCCAGCGTCCGTCCTGATCCGCTTGTGTGCTGGCCTGATCGTCACCGATGGTGACTTGGACCTTTTCTGTTGGTTCGGCCCAACCCCAAACTCGGATCGGTTTCTCTTGTTGCAGGACCATGTGGTCGGTGAAGAAGCCCGGCAGTTTGACATCGCCGCGAACCAGGCTGGGATGCACAACCCCCGCGGAGCCGCAGAGGAGTAGAGCCGCGATCAGCACGCGGCAAAAATTGTGTCGGTGGTGAGACATGATGCGTGACTTCGGTGGGAAGGAGGGAGGAAGGAAGGAAGGGATCGCGGATCAGTGATCCGCGGGAAGGTCCGGTTGTTGCCACGCACTCATGCCGCCATCGACCAGCAGCGTTTGTCCGTGAACATGTTCGGCCACATCGCTGAGCAGAAAGATGGCGGCTCCCACGCAGGCGTCCGCGGAGGGGATCTGCCCGTTGGGCGTGTGAAGCTGCATCCATGATTCGATGGATGCGTCGTGATTGACCACATCGGTGAGCTGTGTGCGAACCAACCCTGGGGCCATCGAGTTGACGCGAATTCGATGCGGGGCTAGCGACACGCAAAGGGAACGCACCATCGCCGCGACGGCGCCTTTGGATGTGTCATAGGCGGTGTGATCGGGTTCGGCCAAGAATCCATTGATCGACCCTGTGAACAGAACCCGTCCGGCAACTTGCTTGGCAACCCAACGTTTCGCGAAGGCTTGCGTCAGGAAGTACCCTGCCCCGACGTTCAAATTCATCGTGGTTTGATAGCGTTCCGCGGTCATCTCGAGAAAGGGTGTGTCGATGAAGGTGCCGGCGTTATTGACGAGCGTGTCCACACCAGACAGCACCTCATCGATTTGTTGCAGCAACCCATCGACCCATGATTCTGCGGGGGCCGAAAGATCGCACAGGATCAACTCCGCACGGGGACCGTTTGCACGGCAGGCGACCAAGGTTTCTTCGGCAGCGGCATCATGCTTGAGTCCAATCAGGACCACGTCCGCGCCCACACTGGTCAGGCCTCGCGCGATCGCACCGCCGACACCTTGTGTGCCGCCCGTGACAACGACGCGGCGCCCATCCAATCGGAATCCATTGGGATGAAACGCCGCGTTGGAAGATCCCGGTGATGTTTCACCGGGGGAGGTTTTCGGAGAATTCAAAACGAGGGTTTGGTTTGGGAGTAGTCGGCAAAATGTTGTTCCGATTTTTCGCGATCAAAGCCGCCATCGTGCAACACAATTCGGAAGTGAAGGTCCAGGTGTTCTCCCTCGGCAATCTTGACGCCTTCGTATTCGGGTTGACCAAAGTGATGGCGACCGAATGGGTTGGCCGCGAACAAACCGTACGTGCGAACGTGCCAGTAGCACTCCGGAAGCGAGTTGCCGGGGTGGTAATACATCGTGATCCCTGCGGTGGGCCAATCCGATGGTTCGTCCGAATCAGCTTGTTGAATCGGGCCGCTGTAGTCGACCCACGCGGAGGCTTTGCCCCACGCTGCGCCGTCTTTCAAGCCTTCTGCGTTTTGCCCTGTCCCTCCGAGTTTGGCGTCGACCTTCATCGATCCCGCCACGCGAACGCCGAGCGTGCCTTCTTTGGTGTCGCCAAAGACAACGTCACCGTCGGTGGCCATCAGACGAACGTCGAAATCGATCACCGTGTCGCCTTGTGACTCCGTGAACGTCCAACGTCGTTGATCGCTCAGGACTCGTTTGCCGTCTTTGTCATTCCAGTCATTGTTCGTGGTCAGCGTGATCCCGTCGTCGTTTTGCGATTTGGACATCGCGGTTTGCACGATGGAACCCGTCAGAGGGCCGGGTTTGTCGATCCAGAAATCCAATCCGTTGACGACACCATGGTTGAACCACAGTGAGCGGTGGTGGTGGTGGTCGTCTTTTTCGTACTTGCCTTTTTCCTTCATCGGGTAGTCACGCGTCAGCGCCAATCCCGAGGGGGAATTCACGGGGTACAGTCCCGGCGTTCCCAGCAAGCTGGCGTGATAACGAGTGATCAAATTACCACCCTGGGTTATGACAACATCCTGTTGTTCCGAGTCCGTATCATTGGAGTCCACGGCCTTGGCTTCCCAGGTCGCGGTTGCCTCGGCGGTTGCTGGCGGCGCCGCCGAACACGCGTGAGTGACTGAGAATGCGGCGATGACGACGCAGACGTGCTGCGCAAGCTGGCGAAGGAATCGGTGAAGACGCGAAGGATTCATCAAGGTGGGTCCGTGTGAGTTCATTGTCTGTGGGGAAGCGTTTGTTTGAAAAGTTGCAATCGTGATCGGAAGCGTTGCCCAAGCCTAGGTGTGGGCACCCTTTCGGCCTGGATTGACGGTCTGATCGGATTGGTGACCTGATTGGATTGGCGACAACTCGTCGCGAAGGTGGGATGGGGGGGAAGGACGGAGGCAGGTGAGCGAACTGAGCGTTCGATTTGCCAGTTGCTCGCAGGTCGATGGACTATGATAGAGCGGGACGGAGCACGATGCCATCTTTTCTGAGTTCTGGTTTTTTCGGAGTGGACGTGATGTGTCAACGAGGCGGCTCGGCGCGTTTGATTGGGATGGTCGTATTGATCATCTGCTTGTTTGTTCCTGACGCATTTGCCCAGCGGTCCAATCAGCGAAACATCAAGAAACCCAACCCGAAAACGAAGATCCGCCTGCCGGAGAGCGTCCGCACGAAGAAGCCGGTGGACATGAAGGTCGCGCCAGTCCGCGAGTCCAGTCGCCAGGAAATCCGCTACGCGGCCAACGAGCTGGATACATTCATCGAGCGTGAACTGCTGGCCGAGGGCATCACGCCACAAGAATTGGCCAGCGACGAAGTCTTTTTGCGACGCATCTACTTGGACGTCGCTGGACGCATTCCCACTCTGGACGAAGCCAATCGGTTTTTGGAATCCAAATCCAGCGATCGACGGGAAGAGCTGATTGACCAGTTGCTCTCCAGCCCTGATTACGTCAGTCACACGTACAACTGGTGGGCGGACACGCTGCGATTGGTCGATCGCCCTCAGCCCAACTTGGTTGCCGATCCCTACAACGGATACGTCAAGGAATCCATCGCCGAGAACAAACCCTACGACCAGTGGGTTTACGAGATGCTGACGGCGGACGGCAAAGTCTGGGACAACCCGGCGACCGGCTTTCAGCTTCGTGATGATGGGATGCCGCTGCCCTACATCGACAACACCGTGCGAGTTTTCTTGGGAACGCAAATCGGCTGCGCTCAGTGCCACGACCATCCGTTTGATGAATGGTCGCAGTATCAGTTCTACCAGCTGGCTGCGTTCACGGCGGGGACCAGCACCCGGATGCGAAAAGGCGATCCCGGGTTCGAGAAAACCAATCCGGCAAACGAACTCATCAACGAGGGAAGGAAGCGTTATGAGAAGGGCCGTGTTCCCGGCGAATTTCAACGCATCGCACGAGCCAACACCTACATTGTCAGTGAGCGACCGCGACGTCTGCGATTGCCGCATGACTACGCCTATCGAAATGCCAAGCCGAAGGACTTTGTGGAGCCCAAAGTGCTCTGGGGCGAGGTCCCAACGTCTGCGGCCAAGGCAACCCCGCGTGAGCAATTCGCCGCCTGGGTGACTAGTCCCGAAAATCCGCGATTCAGTCAGACGATCGTGAACCGACTTTGGAAACGTTTGATGGGCGTCGGGTTTGTCGATCCCGTGGACGACTTTCGGGACGAGAATCCTTGTGTCAATGAAGCCGCGATGGATCACCTCTGCAAGGAATTGATTCGGCGCGGATTTGATCTGAAAGAACTGACCCGCATTGTTCTGTACAGCCAAACCTATCAACGACAAGCGGTCGATTTTGACATCACCGATGGCGAACTGTACTACTTCCCCGGACCCACTGTTCGACGAATGACGGCGGAACAAGTCTGGGACTCGATTCTGACATTGGCCGTGAACAACCCCTGGCCGTTTCAACGTCCAACCGCTGCCGAAATGAAGCCTGTGATGGACTTGGATTTTTCCAAGGTGGATTTTGCGGAGGTCCAAAGACGTTCCGCGAAGTTCAAGGAAACCTATTTCGCCAGCGTCTACAAACGCAATCTCAACCAGCACGCCTACCAACGCAACGTGTTGTGTCGGGCCAGCGAATTGCCATCGCCACTGCCTGCGGATCACTTCTTACGCCAATTTGGACAAGGCGATCGCGAGGTCATCAATGGTTCCCAGGACGACGCCACCGTGCCTCAGATCCTGGCCATGTTCAATGGCCCGATCACGCATGTGATGTTGGAACCCGGATCGGCTCTGGTCGACAATGTCCTCGAAGTGAGCAACGTCAAGAAACGAATCGATGCGATTTTTCTGAGTGTGTTGACTCGCAAACCATCGACAGAGGATCGCATTCTCGCTTCTCGCGAATTGTCCAGTCAGAACCAAACCGGTGTCGGCTACGGCAACATCATTTGGGCACTGCTCAACACACGAGAGTTCTTGTTCATCCAGTGACCGGCAGCGTCCTTGCTGGATGCATCGTTGCTTGACACTGCATCCTCCCTCCTCCTCTCGCTCATCGCCCGCGTTGCGATTCACCCCCACGAGACCGAATCATGGCCGGAATTGAATTCACCCTGGAAGATCGACGACGATTCATCAGCCGATTGGCAAAGCAAACCCTCGGTGTGTCATTCGCAGGTGGCCTGCTAGGTGGACCTTGGTGGGATGAGTTGTCGCCTCAAAGCCGAGCACATGCGACCTCGGCCTCTGCCAAGAAAGCCAAGCACATCATCTATTTGTTCATGGATGGTGCGATGTCGCATTTGGACACCTTTGATCCCAAGGTTGGCGTCGAAGAAGCTGGCGAAACCAAACCGATTGCCACCCGAGTTCCCGGCATCCAGTTCGGTGATCGTTTTCCAAAACTTTCGTACCTGGCCGGAGCTATCG includes these proteins:
- a CDS encoding SDR family NAD(P)-dependent oxidoreductase → MNSPKTSPGETSPGSSNAAFHPNGFRLDGRRVVVTGGTQGVGGAIARGLTSVGADVVLIGLKHDAAAEETLVACRANGPRAELILCDLSAPAESWVDGLLQQIDEVLSGVDTLVNNAGTFIDTPFLEMTAERYQTTMNLNVGAGYFLTQAFAKRWVAKQVAGRVLFTGSINGFLAEPDHTAYDTSKGAVAAMVRSLCVSLAPHRIRVNSMAPGLVRTQLTDVVNHDASIESWMQLHTPNGQIPSADACVGAAIFLLSDVAEHVHGQTLLVDGGMSAWQQPDLPADH
- a CDS encoding PmoA family protein, whose translation is MNPSRLHRFLRQLAQHVCVVIAAFSVTHACSAAPPATAEATATWEAKAVDSNDTDSEQQDVVITQGGNLITRYHASLLGTPGLYPVNSPSGLALTRDYPMKEKGKYEKDDHHHHRSLWFNHGVVNGLDFWIDKPGPLTGSIVQTAMSKSQNDDGITLTTNNDWNDKDGKRVLSDQRRWTFTESQGDTVIDFDVRLMATDGDVVFGDTKEGTLGVRVAGSMKVDAKLGGTGQNAEGLKDGAAWGKASAWVDYSGPIQQADSDEPSDWPTAGITMYYHPGNSLPECYWHVRTYGLFAANPFGRHHFGQPEYEGVKIAEGEHLDLHFRIVLHDGGFDREKSEQHFADYSQTKPSF
- a CDS encoding sialate O-acetylesterase; this encodes MSHHRHNFCRVLIAALLLCGSAGVVHPSLVRGDVKLPGFFTDHMVLQQEKPIRVWGWAEPTEKVQVTIGDDQASTQADQDGRWLIELPSRSASADPVEIKVTANNEIQLQDILIGEVWLCSGQSNMEWRVQSSVNAAEEIAAANFPQIRHMKVPRVPSPVAQDDVPAPWQVCSPETVGQFTAAGYFMARRLHQELNVPIGLVNSSWGGTRIEPWTPPVGFEGIEELKELSDSVTQRTPGTDTFEAVLQNHLKSTKAWVVKAEQALANDSFIEPAPEYPSSLTPFTTRSQPTTLYNGMIHPLIQMPIRGAIWYQGEANRSDGMLYKAKMQALIEGWRTKWNQGPFPFYFVQIAPYQYGDEAGPVLAKFWEAQTASQAIPNTAMVVTNDIATLNNIHPPNKQDVGKRLADLALRHDYGKTDLVAHSPELESMQPEGSQLRLRFKNVGGDLKTSDGKSPDWFEIIGPKSGGFQTATAKIEGSEIVLSSPKVQHPVAVRFAWDKLAEPNLRGATGLPVSAFRAGKVPSFVQTIPGADDYELVYELDLNKLGDSIQYDIDRHADISKFDRVAYLVSLEDASGNIKSVFVSMDAFTDDIEKLGIPTADSKANFQQAVESMNVHCSDASVSPATGISTGRIEFWPNNYSPSNDAKVPGASGTAFDFGDQPGPPANGYGCMQVHNVGARETVFAINNWKRGRDADLGIGNHSGEHTDWTFTSNAAQYDNKKLQVLVRPVK
- a CDS encoding glycine cleavage system protein H, yielding MNDSDSTLGEQFQFAMGEHEASFPKSYRFAKNHMWATPSPDQSAATGSEQCVWRFGLSAYAVRLLQDVYFLDWIVEPGTPLSARKTIGAIESKKAESDLFSPIAGELMAINDNALDEPSIINASPYVDGWLIEIRGNALEENLLSSEAYAEHLNEAWEVAQRTIKGQANH
- a CDS encoding DUF1549 and DUF1553 domain-containing protein, translated to MPSFLSSGFFGVDVMCQRGGSARLIGMVVLIICLFVPDAFAQRSNQRNIKKPNPKTKIRLPESVRTKKPVDMKVAPVRESSRQEIRYAANELDTFIERELLAEGITPQELASDEVFLRRIYLDVAGRIPTLDEANRFLESKSSDRREELIDQLLSSPDYVSHTYNWWADTLRLVDRPQPNLVADPYNGYVKESIAENKPYDQWVYEMLTADGKVWDNPATGFQLRDDGMPLPYIDNTVRVFLGTQIGCAQCHDHPFDEWSQYQFYQLAAFTAGTSTRMRKGDPGFEKTNPANELINEGRKRYEKGRVPGEFQRIARANTYIVSERPRRLRLPHDYAYRNAKPKDFVEPKVLWGEVPTSAAKATPREQFAAWVTSPENPRFSQTIVNRLWKRLMGVGFVDPVDDFRDENPCVNEAAMDHLCKELIRRGFDLKELTRIVLYSQTYQRQAVDFDITDGELYYFPGPTVRRMTAEQVWDSILTLAVNNPWPFQRPTAAEMKPVMDLDFSKVDFAEVQRRSAKFKETYFASVYKRNLNQHAYQRNVLCRASELPSPLPADHFLRQFGQGDREVINGSQDDATVPQILAMFNGPITHVMLEPGSALVDNVLEVSNVKKRIDAIFLSVLTRKPSTEDRILASRELSSQNQTGVGYGNIIWALLNTREFLFIQ